In the bacterium genome, GTTTATTTGTCAGAAGTTGCAATTGCTTGTACTCAACTTTAAATATTTCATCATTTTGCATTTCTTTGTTCTGCTCAAAATAACTTTCTATTATGTTTTGTGCTAGAGTTCCTTCGTTTAGTCCAGCAAGTATGTTTTCGAGAAATGCAATATAACTTTTGTATTTTGGACTGACCCTCAACTCCTTTTTCGTTCTTTCAATTATTTTTTCCAGAATTTCAATATCCTTCAAAATAAGTTCTGTATTTATAGTTTCGATATCTCGATGTGGATTGACGCTTTCGTTGACATGGACAATATCTCTATTTTCAAATGCTCGAACTACTTGTACTATAGCATCAACTTCCATAATGTTGCTCAGAAACTTATTTCCAAGTCCTTCACCTTTGCTAGCTCCAGCAACAATTCCAGCTATATCTACAAATTCGACTGTTGCGTAGATTGTTTTTGCAGAATTTGACAACTCAGATAATTTGTCAACTCTAGGATCATGAACTGCGACAACTCCGATATTTGGGTCAATAGTGCAAAATGGATAGTTTTCTGCAGGAACTTGGTTTTTGGTTAAGGCATTGAAGAGTGTGGACTTTCCAACATTTGGAAGTCCAACAATGCCAAGTTTAAGAGCCATGTAGCCATTCACCTAATTTCTTCAGAAGTAGTCTTTTAAGTCTCTCTGCTCCTCCAGTGTATAATTCTACTACTACATATTCAGTTGGCATATCTGTTCTTCGGTGACTATACAGCGATTTCAGGTCCTCTTCATCAATGGGTAGTGATGCAGGTTCATCTCCGCTAGGCCGATTATGTGTGTAGTCATGACCATAGTACAGAAGAAAACTAGGACTATCTTTTGGACCAAGGCTAAATCTTCTAGTGGAAATGCTGTGAGGAGCGCCGAGAAACATATCATTTATATTATTCATGGATGTATTTAATCCTGTATTTAGGAAATGTATTCTGGGATTTCTTTCTTCACCAGAACTTCGAATCGTTCCTTTGGTTTTTCCCGATTTATCAACAACAATAGCTACATAATTTGTATTTCTATTTTCACGATCAAAATAACTTAAGAAGTCTGCAGCGAAATTTTGCTGACCCTTAATCTCGTTTTGAATTCGAACAATCTCTGATTGTATTTCTTTTGGAGCTTTCTTGTTACAAAGTATGTGTATATCAAATTTGCCAAATCTCATGGATGTCAATCCAGATTCAGAGTTTTGGGTGCTACCCTCTTTTGGTAAGAATAGATGAAATACCCTAAGTCCTTTTTCAACCAAGTTATACATCTCAAATATCCTACCGTCAGAAAAAGTATTTAATGGAACTCCTTGATAAACTTTTTGTTCGGTGTAATTCCTGATGCGTGTCATAAGATTTTTATTCATCTTCCTCGGCATCATCCTTTGTTGTATGTATTGTCCCATCAGGATGATTTGGAGGAGCGTAAATTGTATATAATTTCAGATCTTCTGTATCTGATTTGTTCATTATATCATGTTCTTCCCCAGCTCTGATAACAAAAGCAACCCCATCTTTGAGTTCAACTTCTGTTCCATTGATGACTGCTTTCCCATCTCCCTTCTCTACTCTGAAAAATTGATCTACATGATAATGAGTTTCTATGCCGATGTTTTCACCTGGTCTCAAGCTCATCAATACCAACTGCAAATGATTGCCAGTAAAAATCACAGTTCGAAAGTTTGTGTTTTGAATTGTAGCTTCTTCTAAATTTGTTGAGAAAATTGCTGATGTGTCCATAGTTTTTACTGAATTCACTTACTACATTGATAGTAAGTCAATGATAATTAAATTGATAATTAACAAGTTAATAAAGTTTGTATCTGATTATATCACTTAAAACAGATTAAACAATTTCAAATGGATCATTCTTCCCAAGAACTTTGAGTGCCAAGTTCATTCTACTTTCATTTTTAGCATAAAGAGTCATAAGTGTATCCCCTACTTTCACTGTTTCACCTGTCTTTTTCCAAAAATAAATACCAGCTTCTTTCACATGGGGATTACCCAAAGCTTTGCAAATCTCAAAAGCCTTCCTTGAGACTATATAAGCTATGTCGCCAGATTTATCTGCAGTTATATCCACCTGAATATGACCTAGTTTCATTTTCTTTGAAGATATATCAAAATTTCCACCTTGCATTTTGACGATGTCTCTAAATTTTGACTCTGCTTTCTCGCTTGTCAAAATATCTTTCACAAAATCTATACTACTTCCGGTAGGAACTATCCCAACCAGATCTACAACTTTGGCTGCCATAAGCAGACTATCTGAAATTATATCTCTGCTTGCATCAAGATCTCCCTCAAATACTCTCAATACTTCTCGAATTTCTAGATTTGGTCCAAGTGCATTTCCGTCTATACCAAAGACTTGGCGAATATGATCTACAACCTGAATTCCAAAGTCTGAAGCCAATTTTCTAAATGCATGTGAAAACTCGATGGCTTCTGATTTTGTTTTCACTTTGGCATACTTGCCATAAGGTATATCTAGAACCATGTGAGTTATACCTTGAGCTATTTTCTTTGCTATTATCGAACTGATAACTTTGTCATTACTTTCTATCCCTATCAATTTTTGTACTTTGATAATTTTGTCATCAGCAGGAGCCAAGTCTATCCCACCTCCCCATACCATAAATGCATTTTCATTTTCTATAAATTTGTACAATTCATCTAAACTGAAACTCATGTTCATGATACTTTCAAGCATGTCGGTTGTAGCTGATGCTGTAGTTATCGCTCTACTTGAAGTATTTGGAACTATGATTCCGGGGATATTTGCAAGTATAGATACAACAATCGGAGTGATAGCTTTGCCACCTACTCCGCCTATAGAATGTTTGTCAACTGCGATTTTGCCATTCCATGAAAGTTTGTCGCCACTATTTGCTATAGCTAGCGTCATGTCATAGATTTCTCGTTCGTCAAATCCGGGTGCAAAACCTGCACATACCCAAGCTGAAGTTAGGACAGGATTGATCTCACCTTTGGCTATGTCATTGATCACTTCTTCAATCTCATGCTTGTCGAGTTTCTTGCCTTGCAATTTTTCTGAAATGATTTTGGCGCTTTTTCCATCGTGTGAGATTTGAGCTTCTACAGTTTCGCCTTCGTGAAACCTATGGTTCAACCAAACATCATTGAAAAGCCCGATTACACCTCTTTCTACAAGATTGTTGGTAATATCAACAAAAAGAGTGATACCAGTTTTGTGTGTTTGGGTTGTGATATACAAACTATCACCTGCAACGATTCCATACTTGTCTGCATCTGCTTTGTTTAGCAGGCAGATATATTGGTCATTGGTCAATATGTCTAGTTTGTGGGCAGTAAATGTCATAAGGTGTACAATTTCAATCTAATACAAATTGATGTTTTCAGAAAAATATTTTACAGGATGTTTCAAGAGAATGAAAGTCATATTTTGTATTTTGTGCATTCAACAAGGCGATCATCTTGTTTTGTTGGTATGAGCTTGACAATTTTGCGAACTCATGATAACATACTAGTGTTTCTTCACTGCTACACAGCCTACCAATTTTATTTACATTTTTTACATCAAAATAATATGGCAGAATTATCACTAGACACTACTCCAGTAACCCAAGAGGAGTTAAGCGAATATTACGAACACAAAGCACTGCGAGGTGCTATAGCGGCAACTTTTGATGGCATGAACAAAGCGAACGAAGAAAATGGACCTCGTAACATCCAAATCAAAGTAATGAACATTGATCACCTTCTTGCGGATTCATCTAGTAATACTCAGTACATATGTCTTCCAGCTAGATATCTTGAGGATATTATACAAGATGATTCAAACACAGTAGCCGTGATCAGCAACGGAATCGATGGAAAATCCGTTCCAGTAGGACAATTCACGAGCTTACCATCATGGAGTGATTTCAAAAATGGTGGTTACTATCGTGACACGAGTCATTTTTTAGCTCAAACAGGCACTTATGAACGGCATGTAGTTGTTCGCAAAGATGATTGGGCAGGATATCTACAAATGCAGTTTGGCTATGAGCGAATAACCGATATACGTCAAGCTATGAGACAAGATTGGTTTCAGTCCTTACTTGGATTATATGGACCCCTTTTCGCCAATGCGCAGAAAATAGCTGAGACGGCACTAGCATTACCGCCAATAGATTTTGAGGCTACAGGTCAGCAGAATGCGCTCATTTTTCCAAATGACCTTTCCATTTTTTGGGGAAATCAATCGATTCAAAAAGTACAGACAGAGGTCCTAAAGGTGGGTACGGTGGGTAATGTTCGAGAGATAGTCTTGATTAGTGGAGTATCTGGCATTGCTACTGTTCGCTCTCCCCGTTATCTCTATAGAATGCCTAAGGAATCACTACTACCTAGTGCATATCCTGGAACATTGGGAAATCATTAAGGTTAGATGATAGAATTTGGGGAGAGGGTGTTTTGACACCTGCAAGTGTGTCAGAAGTAGAAGCATTGGTAAATTTAGGTAGAACTATTGGTTCGGACGGCTTGAACACATTCGCAAAAAGGCTAATAATAGAGATGTCACGAAATCCTTTATACAAAGTGTACATGTACGAAAAAGCTTATCCTAAACAGATGGGAAAAATTTTCCCAGGTCCAGCTGAATTACTTGAAGTCAAATCATAGTATCTCAATCTTTTCTCCACCTACTACATCAGTAGGTGGAAAAAAGTTGATTTCAAAAAAAGCCTGAAACAAGGAAATAC is a window encoding:
- the ychF gene encoding redox-regulated ATPase YchF — encoded protein: MALKLGIVGLPNVGKSTLFNALTKNQVPAENYPFCTIDPNIGVVAVHDPRVDKLSELSNSAKTIYATVEFVDIAGIVAGASKGEGLGNKFLSNIMEVDAIVQVVRAFENRDIVHVNESVNPHRDIETINTELILKDIEILEKIIERTKKELRVSPKYKSYIAFLENILAGLNEGTLAQNIIESYFEQNKEMQNDEIFKVEYKQLQLLTNKPFLFLANVSEEDINLSENKLRQILGFPSSGGVSEARGGLLAISVKLESEIAMLNDEDKVEFMKEYDMDESGLDKLIHASYKLLGLESYFTTGTDETRAWTIKTSTNARDAAGVIHTDFAKKFIMAEVVSYDDFVTLGGFKACKEAGKLRMESKDYIVQDGDICEFRVGN
- a CDS encoding cupin domain-containing protein, giving the protein MDTSAIFSTNLEEATIQNTNFRTVIFTGNHLQLVLMSLRPGENIGIETHYHVDQFFRVEKGDGKAVINGTEVELKDGVAFVIRAGEEHDIMNKSDTEDLKLYTIYAPPNHPDGTIHTTKDDAEEDE